One Qiania dongpingensis genomic window carries:
- a CDS encoding hydratase produces MVTLWKHGAYLIDGTELIEDDINCAARLSARLGKCPDKKEAVRNTMAYGILEAHNTSGSMEKLKIKFDKLTSHDITFVGIIQTARASGLEKFPVPYVLTNCHNSLCAVGGTINEDDHMFGLTCAKKYGGVYVPPHQAVIHQFAREMLAGCGRMILGSDSHTRYGALGTMAMGEGGPELVKQLLDKTYDINMPGVIGIYLEGKPEKGVGPQDVALAIIGAVFANGYVNNKVMEFIGPGVAGLSADFRIGVDVMTTETTCLSSIWTTDDKIKEFYEIHGRSEEFKELAPGKVAYYDGIVKVDLSSVKPMIAMPFHPSNTYTIEEVNADLTDVLADVEERARVSLGGAVDFTLKDKVKNGKFYVDQGIIAGCAGGGFENICDAADILDGASIGNDAFTLSVYPASMPIYMELIKNGAAARLLQTGAVMKTAFCGPCFGAGDTPANQAFSIRHSTRNFPNREGSKLQSGQIASVALMDARSIAATAVNKGRLTPATDMDVNYSKPKYFFDKEIYENRVFDSKGIADPSVEIQFGPNIKDWPAMAALTDNLLLKVVSEIHDPVTTTDELIPSGETSSYRSNPLGLAEFTLSRKDPEYVGRAKAVQAAEKARMNGADPCEASAEVKEAMKAVRSEFKEADQNNTGIGSTIFAVKPGDGSAREQAASCQKVLGGWANIANGYATKRYRSNLINWGMLPFLIEGEGLPFQNGDWIFVPGIREAVLQKKDRVTAYITGRGMKEFELKLGELTDDERQIILDGCLINYYRASK; encoded by the coding sequence ATGGTTACTTTATGGAAACACGGCGCCTACCTCATTGACGGTACGGAGCTGATTGAAGATGATATAAACTGTGCGGCACGGCTGAGCGCCCGCCTGGGGAAATGCCCCGATAAAAAGGAGGCGGTCCGGAATACAATGGCATATGGGATTCTGGAAGCGCATAATACCTCCGGCAGTATGGAGAAATTAAAGATAAAATTTGATAAGCTGACATCCCACGACATCACATTTGTAGGGATCATCCAGACGGCGCGGGCCAGCGGTCTGGAAAAATTTCCGGTGCCGTATGTACTTACCAACTGCCACAACAGCCTGTGCGCTGTGGGCGGGACCATCAATGAAGACGATCACATGTTTGGCCTGACCTGCGCGAAAAAATATGGCGGGGTATATGTGCCTCCCCATCAGGCGGTCATCCATCAATTTGCAAGAGAGATGCTCGCTGGCTGCGGCAGGATGATACTGGGCTCCGACAGCCATACCCGATATGGGGCGCTGGGAACCATGGCCATGGGGGAGGGCGGTCCGGAGCTGGTGAAACAGCTTTTGGATAAAACGTATGATATCAATATGCCCGGTGTGATCGGCATTTATCTGGAAGGAAAGCCGGAAAAGGGAGTGGGCCCTCAGGATGTGGCGTTGGCCATCATCGGGGCAGTATTCGCCAACGGATATGTCAACAATAAAGTAATGGAATTTATAGGACCCGGAGTTGCGGGACTGAGCGCTGATTTCCGTATCGGCGTGGATGTCATGACCACTGAGACCACATGCCTTTCCTCCATTTGGACAACGGATGATAAGATCAAGGAGTTTTATGAGATCCACGGACGTTCTGAGGAGTTTAAGGAACTTGCGCCTGGGAAAGTGGCCTACTATGACGGGATCGTCAAGGTGGACCTCAGTTCGGTGAAGCCGATGATAGCCATGCCGTTCCATCCCAGCAATACGTATACCATTGAAGAGGTAAACGCCGATCTGACTGACGTTCTGGCGGATGTGGAAGAGAGGGCCAGGGTGAGCCTGGGAGGCGCCGTGGACTTCACGCTTAAGGATAAGGTAAAGAACGGGAAGTTTTATGTGGATCAGGGGATCATCGCCGGATGTGCCGGCGGAGGATTTGAGAATATCTGCGACGCGGCGGACATTTTGGACGGTGCGAGCATTGGAAATGACGCATTTACGCTGAGCGTATATCCGGCCAGTATGCCGATCTATATGGAACTGATCAAAAACGGCGCGGCAGCCAGACTCCTTCAGACAGGCGCTGTCATGAAGACGGCATTCTGCGGACCCTGCTTCGGAGCAGGTGATACTCCGGCCAATCAAGCCTTCAGTATCCGCCACTCCACCAGGAATTTCCCCAACCGCGAGGGCTCCAAGCTACAGAGCGGACAGATTGCGTCGGTGGCATTGATGGACGCGCGTTCCATCGCGGCAACGGCCGTCAATAAGGGCCGTCTGACGCCTGCGACTGACATGGATGTAAACTATTCAAAACCCAAATACTTTTTTGATAAAGAAATCTATGAGAACCGGGTATTTGACAGCAAAGGAATCGCGGACCCCTCTGTAGAGATCCAGTTTGGGCCGAATATCAAAGACTGGCCCGCCATGGCGGCTCTGACGGATAATCTCCTGCTGAAGGTAGTGTCGGAGATTCATGATCCGGTCACGACCACCGATGAACTGATTCCTTCCGGGGAGACATCTTCTTATCGTTCCAATCCCCTGGGACTGGCGGAGTTCACATTATCCAGGAAGGATCCGGAGTATGTGGGCAGAGCTAAGGCGGTACAGGCGGCGGAAAAGGCCAGGATGAATGGTGCGGATCCCTGTGAAGCGTCAGCGGAGGTTAAAGAGGCCATGAAAGCGGTCCGGTCTGAATTTAAGGAAGCGGATCAGAATAATACAGGAATCGGCAGCACGATCTTTGCGGTAAAGCCGGGGGACGGATCCGCCAGAGAACAGGCGGCGTCCTGCCAGAAGGTGCTGGGGGGCTGGGCGAATATTGCCAACGGGTACGCGACAAAGCGGTATCGCTCCAATCTGATCAACTGGGGGATGCTTCCGTTCTTAATAGAGGGAGAGGGACTGCCTTTCCAAAACGGAGACTGGATCTTTGTGCCGGGCATCCGGGAAGCGGTGCTGCAGAAAAAAGACCGCGTCACGGCTTATATAACAGGCAGAGGCATGAAAGAATTTGAACTGAAGCTTGGCGAGCTGACTGACGACGAACGCCAGATCATCCTGGACGGATGTCTGATCAATTATTACAGAGCATCGAAATAA
- a CDS encoding AAA family ATPase, with translation MYQKAAAIINEVKKAVIGKDVVIGKVLMAVLSGGHILLEDRPGVGKTTMALAFSRAMDLEYKRIQFTPEVMPADVVGFTIYNQAAGRLEYQPGPALCNLFLADEINRTSSKAQSALLEAMEEGKVTVDGVTHEIPKPYTVIATQNPAGSAGTQLLPESQMDRFLVRLSMGYPTLEEEVTILKTKQGRNPLEEVCQVVTGTEILRMQAQAESVYIADEIYLYIARLTGATRSHVMVRTGISPRGTIALAKMSRASAWISGRDYVVPADVRSVFFDVLEHRLVTGPQARLNNATAHGILGQILKTVPAPRLI, from the coding sequence ATGTATCAGAAAGCGGCGGCGATCATAAATGAGGTAAAGAAAGCGGTGATTGGCAAGGATGTGGTGATCGGAAAGGTATTGATGGCAGTCCTGTCGGGAGGTCATATTCTGCTGGAGGACAGACCCGGAGTCGGCAAAACGACCATGGCTCTGGCTTTTTCCAGGGCCATGGATCTGGAGTATAAAAGGATTCAGTTTACACCGGAGGTGATGCCCGCGGACGTAGTGGGTTTTACGATTTACAACCAGGCGGCGGGACGGCTGGAATATCAGCCGGGGCCGGCCCTCTGCAATCTATTTCTGGCGGATGAGATAAACCGCACCAGCTCCAAGGCACAGAGCGCTCTTCTTGAGGCGATGGAGGAAGGAAAGGTCACGGTAGACGGCGTGACCCATGAAATACCGAAGCCATACACGGTGATCGCCACACAGAACCCGGCTGGCTCGGCAGGGACGCAGCTGCTTCCTGAATCACAGATGGACCGGTTTTTGGTGAGGCTTTCCATGGGATATCCGACGCTGGAAGAGGAGGTCACTATTTTAAAGACCAAACAGGGGCGAAATCCGCTGGAGGAGGTCTGTCAGGTTGTGACCGGAACAGAGATACTCCGGATGCAGGCGCAGGCGGAGAGTGTCTATATCGCGGATGAGATCTATCTATATATTGCCAGGCTGACTGGGGCGACCAGGAGCCACGTCATGGTCAGGACGGGCATCAGCCCCAGAGGGACCATCGCTTTGGCTAAAATGAGCCGGGCGTCGGCGTGGATATCCGGGCGTGATTACGTGGTGCCGGCGGATGTCCGCTCCGTATTCTTCGATGTGCTGGAGCACCGCCTTGTTACGGGGCCCCAGGCCAGGCTGAACAACGCCACGGCTCATGGGATTCTGGGACAGATTCTTAAGACAGTGCCTGCTCCGAGACTGATCTAG
- a CDS encoding methylated-DNA--[protein]-cysteine S-methyltransferase, with protein MYYSTTYPSPVGVITLACDNDGSHLAGLWIEGQKYHGGAIQAMEEGDGMPVFESAKRWLDRYFAGEEPVISELPLAPVGSEFRQVVWNILCEIPYGEVVSYGEIARKTAEKMGKKRMSGQAVGGAVGHNPISIIIPCHRVVGSNGSLTGYAGGIQTKIKLLQLEGADTSRLFVPKKGTAL; from the coding sequence ATGTACTATTCGACAACGTATCCGTCTCCGGTGGGAGTGATCACTCTGGCATGTGACAATGATGGAAGCCACTTGGCCGGTTTGTGGATAGAGGGCCAAAAATATCACGGAGGCGCCATCCAAGCCATGGAGGAAGGGGACGGCATGCCGGTCTTTGAATCAGCCAAAAGATGGCTGGACCGATACTTTGCCGGCGAAGAACCGGTTATTTCTGAATTGCCGCTGGCCCCCGTCGGCAGTGAATTCCGCCAGGTCGTATGGAATATTTTATGTGAAATTCCGTATGGAGAAGTGGTCTCCTATGGGGAAATCGCAAGAAAGACGGCAGAAAAAATGGGCAAAAAAAGGATGTCCGGACAGGCGGTAGGCGGCGCGGTCGGACATAATCCAATCTCAATCATCATTCCCTGCCACCGGGTCGTTGGTTCAAACGGAAGCCTGACCGGATACGCCGGCGGCATCCAGACGAAAATAAAGCTGCTCCAGCTGGAAGGAGCAGATACCTCCCGCCTGTTTGTGCCCAAAAAAGGAACCGCTTTATAG
- a CDS encoding NAD(P)-dependent alcohol dehydrogenase, producing MKGYAMLGIGMTGWITKNVPECGPLDAIVKPIALSPCTSDIHTVWEGAIGERTDMILGHEAVGEVVETGGMVKDFKAGDKVIVPAITPDWGSLEAQAGFSMHSGGMLAGWKFSNFKDGVFAEYFHVNEADANLARLPEGVKAEDAVMLCDMVPTGFHGVELADVQYGDTVCVIGIGPVGLMAVAGASLRGASHLLAVGSRKNCIQAAKEYGATDIINYREGDIVKQIMEKTNGKGVDKVVIAGGDVDTFAQAVAILKPGGRIGNVNYLGDGAYVKIPRVEWGVGMGHKTIAGGLMPGGRLRMEKLASLLETGRLDTSRLLTHHFQGFEHLEEALLLMKDKPADLIKPVVLI from the coding sequence ATGAAAGGTTATGCAATGCTGGGAATAGGGATGACGGGATGGATAACAAAGAATGTGCCGGAATGCGGGCCGCTGGATGCCATCGTAAAGCCTATCGCTCTTTCTCCGTGTACTTCCGATATACACACAGTCTGGGAAGGCGCGATTGGGGAGCGGACAGATATGATACTGGGCCATGAAGCCGTGGGAGAGGTCGTGGAGACCGGCGGGATGGTAAAGGACTTTAAAGCGGGAGATAAGGTGATCGTGCCGGCCATTACGCCGGATTGGGGCTCTCTGGAAGCTCAGGCCGGATTTTCCATGCATTCGGGAGGAATGCTGGCTGGCTGGAAGTTTTCAAATTTTAAGGACGGCGTCTTCGCGGAATATTTTCATGTGAATGAGGCGGATGCGAATTTGGCTCGCCTTCCGGAAGGAGTAAAGGCGGAGGATGCAGTAATGCTCTGTGACATGGTGCCCACCGGATTTCACGGCGTGGAGCTGGCAGATGTTCAGTATGGAGACACGGTCTGTGTGATTGGCATCGGGCCTGTGGGCCTCATGGCGGTAGCCGGCGCTTCTTTAAGAGGAGCTTCTCATCTTCTCGCTGTAGGCTCCAGGAAAAACTGCATTCAGGCGGCGAAGGAATACGGCGCGACGGATATCATCAATTACAGAGAAGGCGACATCGTGAAACAGATTATGGAAAAGACCAACGGAAAAGGGGTGGATAAGGTTGTGATCGCCGGAGGGGATGTGGACACCTTTGCCCAGGCGGTCGCTATCCTTAAGCCGGGCGGACGGATCGGAAACGTCAACTATCTTGGAGACGGGGCATATGTGAAGATCCCGAGAGTAGAATGGGGAGTGGGCATGGGCCATAAGACCATCGCAGGCGGGCTGATGCCGGGAGGCCGTCTCAGAATGGAGAAACTGGCGTCTCTTCTGGAAACGGGACGCCTGGATACCAGCCGGCTGCTCACCCATCATTTCCAAGGTTTTGAACATTTGGAGGAAGCCTTGCTTTTAATGAAGGACAAACCGGCAGATTTAATCAAACCGGTGGTATTGATATAG